One stretch of Oncorhynchus masou masou isolate Uvic2021 chromosome 9, UVic_Omas_1.1, whole genome shotgun sequence DNA includes these proteins:
- the LOC135546447 gene encoding dual specificity protein phosphatase 14-like codes for MGSRSQGGFFHHHHHHSSVVPTAVPRLLTENGSLLGGIAQITPNLFLSRGNVASNRSLLLSKGITCVVNATIELPNFNWPHVEYVKVPLADMPHSPLSLYFDSIADKIHSVGRKRGAVLVHCAAGVSRSASLCLAYLMKYHRVSLAEAHAWVKARRPVIRPNGGFWRQLIDYERKLFGRNSVKMVQTPYGVIPDIYERERRNLAPYWGL; via the coding sequence ATGGGTTCCCGCAGTCAAGGTGGCTTtttccaccatcaccaccatcacagcTCGGTGGTGCCCACAGCCGTGCCCAGGCTTCTCACAGAGAACGGCAGTCTGCTAGGGGGCATCGCCCAGATCACCCCCAACCTCTTCCTGAGCCGGGGAAACGTGGCATCCAACCGCAGCCTGCTGCTGTCCAAGGGCATCACCTGCGTGGTCAATGCCACTATTGAGCTGCCCAACTTCAACTGGCCCCACGTGGAGTATGTAAAGGTACCCCTCGCGGACATGccccactcccccctctccctgtacTTCGACAGCATAGCTGATAAGATCCACAGTGTTGGGAGAAAGCGGGGAGCCGTGCTGGTGCACTGTGCTGCAGGGGTGAGCCGCTCAGCCTCCCTGTGCCTGGCCTACCTGATGAAGTACCACCGCGTGTCTCTGGCTGAGGCCCACGCTTGGGTCAAGGCCCGCCGGCCAGTCATCCGGCCCAACGGGGGCTTCTGGCGTCAGCTCATCGACTACGAAAGGAAGCTGTTTGGCAGGAACTCTGTGAAAATGGTGCAGACGCCCTACGGGGTGATACCTGACATCTATGAGCGGGAGCGCAGGAATCTGGCACCCTACTGGGGCCTGTAG